One window from the genome of Desulfovibrio aminophilus encodes:
- a CDS encoding site-specific DNA-methyltransferase, whose amino-acid sequence MEFDFETELSKLSREELERLAKSMMTSGVALSFHGKRSAMQIAKKVRPRQTRREPKLHVGSPEAQSKNMLIEGENLQAMVTLYKYRGQVDLIVTDPPYNTGQYFRYNDRWDNDPNDPELGTIVSSEDGSRHTKWIKAMMPRLQIMKAMLKPSGVLAICIDDNELFHLGMMLDEVFGEKNRLGIINWEKTTSKNQAGGVSVTTEYVLVYAKDLALAKTGELDRTEKSNARFRNVDSDDLGEWKQGDLTGKGYSASADYAIQSPFTGEFHYPGIRHWANNRNQMKSWLQAWDVAYETAELGDERGKALALKGWSRCGTDAQKEKLIAAARSKATVRLEQGNWPVLYWGIDGRQKPVKKNHKQLVKKGAVPNTFWMEDGEPPLKLDAMSWAKSLSGRSRDGIEELDAVVGRGHGFDTVKPLKLIKKIIQIWCPDNGLILDPYAGSGTTGHAVLEMNHETGADRRFVLIEQGAPENGDKYARTLTWQRLHNAVTGKRPNGKKATPLGGGFEYRLLTKTIDAKTVLTMQRDELIDVVLTSHWENHKRSAPSLKRVDEDNYQYLVGLDHNGEGYFLIWDNGGPVGSLGIDTYKKVALEAKKASIEPPFHVYARYEMFQSPNVRFWKIPDKILADLGLNENDEYNNEDESA is encoded by the coding sequence ATGGAATTCGATTTCGAGACCGAGCTCTCAAAGCTCTCCAGGGAAGAGCTTGAACGGCTTGCCAAGAGCATGATGACGAGCGGCGTTGCTCTGAGCTTCCATGGGAAACGCTCAGCCATGCAAATTGCCAAGAAGGTCCGTCCTCGTCAGACACGGCGGGAACCCAAGCTCCATGTCGGCTCTCCTGAAGCGCAGTCAAAGAACATGCTCATTGAGGGTGAGAACCTTCAAGCTATGGTCACGCTCTATAAGTATCGTGGGCAGGTCGACCTCATCGTAACTGATCCTCCGTATAACACCGGGCAATACTTCCGTTACAACGACCGTTGGGACAACGACCCGAATGATCCCGAACTCGGTACGATTGTGTCCAGCGAAGATGGATCGCGTCATACCAAGTGGATTAAGGCAATGATGCCACGCCTGCAGATCATGAAGGCGATGCTCAAGCCCTCAGGGGTTCTTGCAATCTGTATCGACGACAACGAGCTCTTCCACCTGGGGATGATGCTGGATGAAGTCTTCGGGGAGAAGAACCGGCTGGGGATTATAAACTGGGAAAAAACTACATCCAAGAACCAAGCTGGGGGAGTTTCGGTAACAACAGAATATGTCTTGGTTTATGCCAAGGATCTAGCTCTTGCGAAAACCGGCGAGCTGGATCGCACTGAAAAGTCCAACGCGCGTTTCAGAAATGTCGATAGTGATGATCTTGGAGAGTGGAAGCAGGGCGATCTTACTGGAAAAGGATATAGCGCCTCTGCGGATTATGCTATCCAGTCGCCCTTTACGGGAGAATTCCACTATCCTGGGATACGGCACTGGGCAAATAACCGTAACCAAATGAAGTCTTGGCTACAGGCTTGGGACGTTGCGTATGAGACGGCAGAGTTAGGAGACGAGCGTGGAAAAGCCCTAGCTTTGAAGGGGTGGTCTAGGTGTGGAACTGACGCCCAAAAGGAAAAGCTCATCGCCGCTGCGAGAAGCAAAGCCACTGTGCGGCTTGAACAAGGCAACTGGCCAGTCCTGTATTGGGGGATCGATGGGCGTCAAAAGCCGGTGAAGAAAAACCATAAGCAACTGGTGAAGAAGGGAGCTGTCCCCAACACCTTCTGGATGGAGGACGGTGAACCGCCGCTTAAGCTGGATGCCATGTCCTGGGCAAAGTCTCTCAGCGGCCGTTCTCGAGATGGTATCGAGGAACTTGATGCTGTTGTGGGGCGAGGTCACGGATTTGATACTGTCAAACCGCTGAAGCTTATCAAGAAAATTATCCAGATTTGGTGCCCTGATAACGGACTTATTCTCGACCCCTATGCAGGTTCAGGAACGACGGGTCACGCGGTCCTTGAAATGAACCACGAGACGGGGGCAGACAGAAGATTTGTGCTCATAGAGCAGGGTGCTCCTGAAAATGGTGATAAGTACGCCCGAACTCTCACTTGGCAACGTTTGCACAATGCCGTTACCGGCAAGAGGCCGAATGGGAAAAAGGCAACGCCTCTCGGCGGCGGCTTTGAATATCGCCTCCTTACAAAAACCATCGACGCCAAGACGGTGCTCACGATGCAGCGAGACGAGCTCATAGATGTCGTTCTAACTTCGCACTGGGAGAACCACAAGCGTTCGGCTCCGAGTTTGAAACGCGTCGATGAGGACAACTATCAGTACTTGGTCGGTCTCGATCACAACGGAGAGGGGTACTTTCTCATCTGGGACAATGGTGGGCCAGTCGGCTCCCTCGGTATAGATACCTACAAGAAAGTCGCCCTAGAGGCGAAAAAGGCAAGTATTGAGCCGCCTTTTCATGTTTACGCTCGCTACGAGATGTTCCAGTCTCCCAACGTTCGCTTCTGGAAAATTCCGGACAAGATTCTCGCGGACCTTGGTCTGAACGAGAACGACGAATACAATAACGAGGACGAGAGCGCTTAA
- a CDS encoding DEAD/DEAH box helicase translates to MELIDFQERASSQIARRFFEYSTNPLMVDRTTTVPFLQTLVAITGSGKTIILADAVAQIRDGLGVAPVVLWISKGRVVVSQTFENLSSGKYADNLSGFNILPLLEVAPDHLSSADTPVLLVATVGKFAVEDTSSDDRKVYRAQLDLAEESLWGQLKKRRTEKGQRRPLIIVYDEGHNLSDLQSERLLELSPDALIVASATLTLPPRLNNVMGRLRSDKGWKDEDFSTSVSSREVVLSGLVKERISIDGYITPLEPALDNLLGDLKVAQEVARDHKLPFTPKAIYVCSTNTVDGMSIAEDLKRPFKDRQARPILIWRHLVDVAKIKPEKIAIYCQLKFSKDSPKPPEMHLFDGGEKDYARFTAGDYEHVIFNLGLQEGWDDPACCFAYIDKEMASARQITQVVGRVLRQPGAEHYNDPILNTAHFHIRTDEKGVFDDILRDIRKDLASEHPSIALVVKDEKTRGKRDRIDPHPSRTIPTVGIESSRALEPISRIVKSIMDFRSDAQNTVGKGSRMQVLQKVGEDSDAQFEWVDVEHSNRVTARSVFRREIQRSYPGGLRRAGGPVNLVDIEEPKFDAMIELSSPAADHLRTKAQEVVAAYIQHSVIFQNDVDSPYSVGPVAIDPNSSEEFKRSLHGKYSGLNPLEVTFARALDRTQRVWARNPVGSGYSLPLLHEGKAYWPDFLVWVDKAVIVIDTKGDHLLVEASASKLFEIDGAEAGKRVLLRLVSEGRVEIINGAVHNRAKTGFTVWAWRNGRLQPTHCDTEKEAVDAVLRID, encoded by the coding sequence ATGGAGCTCATTGATTTTCAAGAGCGGGCATCAAGCCAGATTGCCAGACGTTTCTTTGAGTATTCAACCAACCCATTGATGGTGGATCGCACGACGACGGTCCCCTTTCTTCAGACTCTGGTTGCGATTACCGGCAGCGGTAAGACGATCATACTCGCGGATGCAGTCGCGCAGATTCGAGATGGGCTGGGTGTGGCTCCCGTCGTCTTGTGGATTTCCAAGGGCAGGGTGGTAGTCTCTCAAACCTTTGAGAATCTATCTTCGGGCAAGTATGCCGACAATCTTTCTGGCTTCAACATTCTGCCGTTGCTCGAGGTCGCGCCTGATCATTTGTCGAGCGCCGATACTCCCGTTCTTTTGGTTGCCACAGTCGGCAAGTTCGCCGTTGAAGATACCTCGAGCGATGACCGGAAAGTGTACCGGGCGCAGCTAGACCTTGCTGAGGAGTCTCTTTGGGGCCAACTGAAGAAGCGGCGGACCGAAAAGGGGCAAAGGCGTCCGCTTATCATCGTGTATGATGAAGGTCACAACCTCTCGGATTTGCAGTCTGAAAGGTTGCTGGAGCTGTCACCGGATGCGCTCATTGTCGCGAGCGCGACGCTTACTTTGCCGCCGCGCCTGAACAACGTTATGGGTCGGCTTCGCAGTGACAAGGGATGGAAGGATGAGGATTTCTCAACCTCGGTCTCAAGCCGCGAAGTCGTGCTCTCAGGGCTGGTAAAAGAGCGTATCTCTATCGACGGCTATATCACGCCTCTCGAGCCGGCTCTGGATAACTTGCTCGGTGACCTGAAGGTCGCGCAGGAAGTTGCGAGGGATCACAAGCTCCCTTTCACGCCGAAAGCAATTTACGTTTGCTCGACGAACACGGTCGATGGGATGTCCATTGCTGAGGATTTGAAGCGTCCCTTCAAAGACCGGCAGGCGCGTCCAATTCTTATCTGGCGTCACCTCGTTGATGTCGCCAAGATCAAGCCCGAGAAGATAGCTATATATTGCCAACTAAAGTTCTCGAAAGACTCCCCGAAACCTCCTGAAATGCACCTGTTTGATGGTGGGGAGAAGGACTATGCCCGCTTCACAGCAGGAGACTATGAGCATGTGATCTTCAATCTTGGACTCCAAGAAGGATGGGATGATCCTGCTTGCTGCTTTGCCTACATCGACAAGGAAATGGCTTCAGCGCGGCAAATCACACAGGTGGTTGGCCGGGTGCTGCGTCAGCCAGGAGCTGAGCACTACAACGACCCAATCTTGAACACGGCGCACTTTCACATTCGAACCGATGAGAAGGGGGTCTTTGATGATATTCTTAGGGATATTCGCAAAGATCTAGCTTCCGAGCACCCGTCTATTGCTCTGGTGGTAAAGGACGAGAAAACCCGCGGCAAGCGTGACCGGATCGACCCGCACCCTTCGCGTACCATTCCCACGGTTGGTATCGAGAGCAGCCGCGCGTTGGAACCAATCTCACGTATTGTCAAATCCATCATGGATTTCCGCTCAGACGCGCAGAATACCGTGGGTAAAGGAAGCCGGATGCAAGTGCTCCAAAAGGTTGGGGAAGATTCAGATGCTCAGTTTGAGTGGGTCGATGTCGAGCATTCAAACCGCGTCACAGCGCGATCTGTCTTCCGACGCGAGATTCAACGAAGCTATCCTGGCGGCCTGAGACGGGCTGGGGGGCCTGTGAACCTCGTGGACATCGAGGAGCCCAAGTTCGATGCGATGATTGAGTTGAGCAGCCCTGCTGCCGATCACCTGCGGACCAAGGCGCAAGAAGTTGTCGCGGCGTATATCCAGCACTCGGTGATCTTTCAGAATGACGTCGATAGTCCGTACTCCGTTGGTCCGGTAGCTATTGACCCTAACTCGAGTGAGGAGTTCAAGCGCTCGCTCCACGGAAAGTACTCCGGACTGAACCCGCTTGAGGTGACGTTTGCGAGAGCGCTCGACCGAACGCAGCGGGTGTGGGCTCGCAATCCGGTGGGGAGCGGTTACTCTCTCCCTCTCTTGCACGAGGGGAAGGCATACTGGCCGGATTTCCTTGTATGGGTGGATAAGGCCGTTATCGTCATTGATACCAAGGGCGATCATCTGCTTGTGGAAGCTTCAGCCTCGAAGCTTTTTGAGATTGACGGAGCTGAGGCCGGGAAACGTGTTTTGCTTCGGTTAGTGTCTGAGGGGCGCGTAGAAATTATCAACGGCGCTGTTCACAATCGGGCCAAGACTGGCTTTACCGTTTGGGCATGGCGAAACGGACGGCTCCAGCCGACGCATTGCGATACCGAGAAGGAAGCGGTTGACGCAGTGCTTCGTATAGACTGA
- a CDS encoding nuclear transport factor 2 family protein: MDSVPTIVARYIDAYNRMNVQAMLDCLSGDVRFINRSNGETTNETHGIEAFRALAEQGVQLFAEREQTILDCIAIDDRAAVRIGYRAKVKTDLPNGWKAGQEVKMTGTSFFMISEGKISEVIDAS; encoded by the coding sequence ATGGATTCTGTGCCGACGATTGTTGCCCGGTATATCGACGCTTATAACAGGATGAATGTTCAGGCGATGCTCGACTGCCTGTCGGGCGACGTTCGGTTTATCAACAGATCGAACGGAGAGACGACGAACGAAACGCACGGGATCGAGGCATTTCGCGCGCTGGCGGAACAGGGCGTCCAGTTGTTTGCTGAAAGAGAACAGACGATCCTCGACTGTATCGCGATAGACGACCGTGCAGCCGTGCGCATCGGCTATCGCGCCAAGGTCAAAACCGACCTGCCCAATGGCTGGAAGGCCGGACAGGAGGTCAAGATGACGGGCACCTCGTTCTTCATGATCTCCGAGGGAAAGATCAGCGAGGTGATTGATGCAAGCTGA
- the trbJ gene encoding P-type conjugative transfer protein TrbJ gives MTYPKFVGASALALALAVPAALSPMLASPAHAQFGFGRIVYDPSNYAQNLLTAARTLEQINNQIQSLQNEAQMLINQARNLASLPYSSLQTLQQNVQRTQQLLGQAQNIAFEVSQIDQAFQQQYGNVSLSTTDAQLVADARSRWENTVGGLQDAMRVQAGAVGNIDSNRAEMAALVGQSQGATGALQATQAGNQLLALQSQQLSDLIAVISANGRADALTEAERAAAAEQGREQRRRFLTPGSGYQPGNAQMFNGNN, from the coding sequence ATGACCTATCCTAAGTTCGTCGGGGCTTCGGCCCTTGCGCTGGCGCTCGCCGTGCCCGCCGCGCTGTCGCCCATGCTGGCAAGCCCGGCCCATGCGCAATTCGGTTTCGGCCGGATCGTCTATGACCCGAGCAACTACGCGCAAAACCTGCTCACGGCAGCGCGCACGCTGGAGCAGATCAACAACCAGATTCAGAGCCTCCAGAACGAGGCGCAGATGCTCATCAATCAGGCCCGCAATCTGGCGAGCCTGCCGTATTCGTCGCTCCAGACGCTTCAACAGAACGTCCAGCGCACCCAGCAGCTTTTGGGGCAGGCTCAGAACATCGCGTTCGAGGTCAGTCAGATCGACCAGGCGTTCCAGCAGCAATACGGCAACGTCTCGCTTTCGACGACCGACGCCCAGCTTGTCGCCGATGCGCGCAGCCGGTGGGAGAACACAGTCGGCGGCTTGCAGGACGCAATGCGCGTGCAGGCGGGTGCGGTCGGCAACATCGACAGCAACCGCGCCGAGATGGCCGCGCTTGTCGGCCAGAGCCAAGGCGCGACCGGCGCGCTGCAAGCCACGCAGGCCGGCAACCAGCTTCTCGCGCTCCAGTCGCAGCAGCTTTCCGACCTGATCGCCGTCATCTCGGCGAACGGCCGGGCCGACGCGCTGACCGAAGCGGAACGCGCCGCCGCCGCCGAACAGGGCCGTGAGCAGCGCCGCCGTTTCCTCACGCCGGGTTCGGGCTACCAGCCCGGCAACGCGCAGATGTTCAACGGCAACAACTGA
- the trbK-alt gene encoding putative entry exclusion protein TrbK-alt: MDGKMLARLGAVVFIAIAVTATAIDMARKDEPSAPPAAPALQPPADPLRATLRRCQQLGEAAASDAGCLAAWAESRDRFLGRDRREAR, encoded by the coding sequence ATGGACGGCAAGATGCTGGCCCGGCTCGGGGCCGTGGTGTTCATCGCCATCGCTGTCACGGCGACCGCAATCGACATGGCGCGGAAGGATGAACCTTCCGCACCGCCCGCCGCGCCGGCCCTCCAGCCCCCGGCCGATCCGCTGCGCGCAACCCTGCGCCGTTGTCAGCAACTCGGCGAGGCGGCGGCGAGTGACGCCGGCTGCCTCGCCGCATGGGCTGAATCCCGCGACCGCTTCCTCGGCCGTGACCGCAGGGAGGCGCGCTGA
- the trbL gene encoding P-type conjugative transfer protein TrbL, whose translation MGNTGVIDNFLGVFTSYIDSGFGLLGGEVAFIATTLIVIDVTLAALFWAWGADDDIIARLVKKTLFVGVFAYIISNWNNLARIVFESFAGLGLMASGTSFSVADLMRPGRVAQTGLDAGRPLLESVSDLMGWIAVFENLVQIVCLLFAWALVILAFFILAIQLFVTLIEFKLTTLAGFVLIPFGLFGKTAFMAEKVLGNVVSSGIKVLVLAVIIGIGSTLFSQFTAGFGGATPTVDDAMAIVLAALSLLGLGIFGPGIANGIVSGGPQLGAGAAVGTGLAVGGAAIAAGGATMLAAKGGAAALSGGAAAVRGGAATAGAATAAYSVGSLGQSGAAGVASGLGCVARAAGSAAISPLKRAAARASESVKSSFSAGAKAGFGASGGSSTMGTVGGASADPAAAASGPAGSPPAWAQQMRRSQAMNHGTTMAAHAVRSGDSHGSGSSVNLSESDRS comes from the coding sequence ATGGGCAACACGGGCGTCATCGACAATTTCCTCGGAGTCTTCACCTCCTACATCGACAGCGGTTTCGGCCTGCTCGGCGGCGAGGTGGCCTTCATCGCCACCACCCTGATCGTCATCGACGTGACGCTCGCCGCGCTGTTTTGGGCATGGGGCGCGGATGACGACATTATCGCGCGGCTAGTCAAGAAGACCCTGTTCGTCGGCGTCTTCGCCTACATCATCAGCAATTGGAACAACCTCGCCCGGATCGTTTTCGAGAGCTTCGCCGGCCTCGGCCTGATGGCGTCGGGGACGAGCTTTTCCGTCGCCGATCTGATGCGGCCGGGTCGGGTGGCGCAGACCGGCCTCGACGCGGGCCGTCCATTGCTCGAATCCGTTTCCGACCTGATGGGTTGGATCGCGGTTTTCGAGAATCTGGTCCAGATCGTCTGCCTTCTCTTTGCCTGGGCGCTGGTGATCCTCGCTTTCTTCATTCTGGCGATCCAGCTTTTCGTGACGCTGATCGAGTTCAAACTGACCACCTTAGCGGGGTTTGTCCTCATCCCCTTCGGCCTGTTCGGCAAGACCGCGTTCATGGCCGAGAAGGTCTTGGGCAACGTGGTGTCGTCCGGCATCAAGGTTCTGGTCCTCGCCGTCATCATCGGCATCGGTTCGACGCTGTTCTCGCAGTTCACGGCCGGTTTCGGCGGGGCGACCCCCACCGTGGACGACGCCATGGCGATTGTGCTGGCAGCCCTGTCGCTGCTCGGCCTCGGCATCTTCGGTCCCGGTATCGCGAACGGCATCGTAAGCGGTGGGCCGCAACTCGGCGCAGGCGCGGCCGTGGGAACCGGCCTTGCAGTCGGCGGCGCGGCTATCGCGGCCGGTGGCGCGACGATGCTCGCCGCCAAGGGCGGTGCCGCCGCCCTGTCTGGTGGAGCGGCGGCCGTTCGCGGCGGCGCGGCCACCGCGGGCGCGGCGACCGCTGCCTATAGCGTCGGCTCGCTCGGCCAGTCCGGTGCGGCCGGTGTCGCCTCCGGCCTCGGCTGCGTCGCGCGAGCCGCAGGATCGGCGGCCATCTCGCCCCTCAAACGCGCTGCCGCGCGTGCCAGCGAATCCGTCAAATCCAGCTTCTCCGCTGGTGCGAAAGCCGGTTTCGGCGCTTCGGGCGGCAGCTCGACCATGGGCACGGTCGGCGGCGCGAGCGCCGATCCCGCCGCCGCAGCGTCCGGCCCAGCCGGCAGCCCGCCCGCATGGGCGCAGCAGATGCGCCGCTCGCAGGCAATGAACCACGGCACCACCATGGCCGCCCATGCGGTGCGGTCTGGCGACAGCCACGGTTCCGGTTCCTCCGTCAACCTTTCCGAAAGTGACCGCTCATGA
- a CDS encoding DUF2274 domain-containing protein has protein sequence MTKLKLGPLPDDKPVKVTVELPAQLHRDLIDYGALLADGGAPIEPARLIVPMLDRFIATDRGFAKARRPRNRYD, from the coding sequence ATGACCAAGCTGAAACTCGGGCCGCTGCCCGACGACAAGCCCGTCAAGGTGACGGTGGAGCTGCCCGCGCAACTCCATCGTGACCTCATAGACTATGGCGCTCTGTTAGCCGATGGCGGTGCACCCATCGAGCCTGCCAGACTGATCGTGCCGATGCTGGACCGCTTCATCGCCACGGATCGCGGCTTCGCCAAGGCGCGGCGGCCGCGCAATAGGTACGACTAA
- the trbG gene encoding P-type conjugative transfer protein TrbG has translation MKSLTYAIFATAFAITLAGCATNRTPQFSYDASVPPLPTVQAAATDNTPRPLHVPPAWTVARGGTAAGTPTGRVENANAAARVEPRREGYYNAIQIYPWSEGALYQVYAAVGQITTIALEPGESLTGAGPIAAGDTARWIIGDTESGSGANRRVHILVKPTRPDISTNLVVTTDRRTYMLELRARESLYMPAVAWAYPAPPAGQRQTVPAAPIIPAEAARNYRYALQVQGDSPPWRPVSVFDDGRRVYVVFPAGIVQGEMPPIFVLGSNGEPQIVNSRIHQNVLIVDRLFGAAELRLGSGNRQQVVRIVRTNPTQAAAAQPASATGDTPS, from the coding sequence TTGAAGTCGCTAACCTATGCGATTTTTGCGACGGCGTTTGCAATTACTTTGGCAGGCTGCGCGACCAACCGGACGCCGCAATTCAGCTACGACGCCAGCGTGCCGCCGCTGCCGACCGTGCAGGCGGCAGCAACCGACAACACGCCCCGGCCGCTGCATGTGCCCCCCGCATGGACCGTGGCGCGCGGTGGCACCGCCGCAGGCACGCCGACCGGCCGCGTGGAGAACGCCAACGCAGCCGCCCGCGTCGAGCCGCGCCGCGAAGGCTACTACAACGCCATCCAGATTTATCCGTGGTCGGAAGGCGCGCTCTATCAGGTCTATGCCGCAGTCGGGCAGATCACGACCATTGCGCTGGAGCCGGGCGAAAGCCTGACAGGCGCGGGGCCGATCGCGGCCGGCGACACCGCCCGCTGGATCATCGGCGATACGGAATCCGGTTCGGGCGCAAACCGCCGCGTCCATATCCTCGTGAAGCCGACGCGGCCGGACATTTCGACCAACCTTGTCGTCACCACCGACCGGCGCACTTACATGCTCGAGCTGCGCGCGCGGGAATCGCTCTACATGCCCGCCGTGGCATGGGCCTATCCGGCACCGCCTGCCGGCCAGCGCCAGACGGTCCCGGCCGCGCCGATCATTCCGGCCGAGGCGGCGCGGAACTATCGCTACGCCTTGCAGGTGCAGGGCGACAGCCCGCCATGGCGGCCGGTTTCCGTCTTCGACGATGGCCGGCGCGTCTATGTCGTTTTCCCGGCTGGGATCGTGCAGGGCGAGATGCCGCCGATCTTCGTGCTTGGATCGAACGGCGAGCCGCAGATCGTCAACAGCCGTATCCATCAGAACGTCCTGATCGTGGATCGCCTGTTCGGCGCGGCCGAGCTGCGCCTTGGCAGCGGCAACCGCCAGCAGGTCGTCAGGATCGTCCGCACCAACCCGACGCAGGCCGCCGCCGCGCAGCCCGCCAGCGCGACCGGAGACACCCCGTCATGA
- a CDS encoding TrbI/VirB10 family protein: MSENTITDTIAPMRLRAEPPRVTRLSRKMLAGVGAVALLGIGGALIYALQTRDAGPGGEELYSTENRPTADGLSGLPSDYSGPALGPALPGDLGRPILDAQARGQPVAPPVMTTPAVDPEEERRRAEEEAARLSNVFFQSGPRTGAPAGTAMPGLAGLGLGGQPATQDRHAAFLNGPVDRQTVAPDRVTPPASPYILQAGAVIPAALITGIRSDLPGQITAQVTENVYDSPTGSLLLIPQGTRIIGQYDDGVTFGQRRVLLVWNRLILPGGRSIVLERLPGADASGYAGLEDGVDYHWWDLMKAAGLSTLLAVGTELATSDEDRLIRAIRDGAQDTVNQAGQQIVQRQLQVAPTLTIRPGFPVRIIVTRDLVFEPAGG; encoded by the coding sequence ATGAGCGAGAACACCATCACCGACACCATCGCACCCATGCGCCTGCGCGCCGAGCCGCCCCGCGTCACCCGCCTGTCCCGCAAGATGCTGGCAGGCGTCGGAGCGGTCGCGCTTCTCGGCATCGGCGGGGCGCTGATCTACGCGCTCCAGACCCGCGATGCAGGACCGGGCGGCGAAGAACTCTATTCGACCGAGAACCGGCCCACGGCGGACGGCCTGTCCGGCCTGCCGAGTGACTATAGCGGGCCAGCGCTCGGCCCGGCGCTGCCCGGCGACCTCGGCCGTCCGATCCTTGACGCGCAGGCAAGGGGACAGCCGGTCGCGCCGCCCGTTATGACAACGCCCGCCGTCGATCCCGAAGAAGAACGCCGCAGGGCCGAGGAAGAAGCCGCCCGCTTGAGCAACGTCTTTTTCCAGTCCGGCCCGCGCACCGGAGCGCCGGCAGGAACGGCCATGCCCGGCCTCGCCGGGCTTGGCCTCGGCGGGCAGCCCGCGACACAGGATCGCCACGCGGCATTTCTCAATGGACCCGTGGACCGGCAGACCGTCGCCCCGGATCGCGTCACGCCGCCGGCATCGCCCTATATCCTTCAGGCCGGGGCCGTGATCCCCGCCGCGCTCATCACCGGCATCCGTTCCGACCTTCCGGGCCAGATCACGGCACAGGTGACGGAAAACGTCTATGACAGCCCGACCGGCTCGCTGCTGCTGATCCCGCAGGGCACCCGCATTATCGGCCAATATGATGACGGCGTGACCTTCGGCCAGCGCCGCGTGTTGCTGGTGTGGAATCGCCTGATCCTACCGGGCGGCCGTTCCATCGTTCTGGAGCGCCTGCCGGGCGCGGATGCTTCCGGCTATGCAGGGCTTGAGGATGGCGTCGATTATCATTGGTGGGATCTGATGAAGGCCGCAGGGCTGTCCACGCTGCTCGCGGTCGGCACGGAGCTGGCGACCAGCGACGAGGACCGCCTTATCCGGGCCATCCGTGACGGGGCGCAGGATACCGTCAATCAGGCCGGCCAGCAGATCGTGCAGCGCCAGTTGCAGGTCGCGCCCACGCTCACCATCCGGCCCGGCTTCCCGGTCAGGATCATCGTGACCCGCGACTTGGTATTCGAGCCGGCAGGAGGTTGA
- the trbF gene encoding conjugal transfer protein TrbF: MSIFKRPATHYGKTPEPETPYQRAAQVWDERIGSARVQARNWRLMAFGSLILSVGFASALVWQSARGTVVPWVVQVDNLGQAQTVAPANADYRPTDPQIAFHLGRFIEQVRAIPADAIIVRQNWLRAYEWTTDRGAAALNDYARANDPFTKVGRQQVAIEVSSVIRASPNSFRVSWVERHYENGQLSTTERWTAILTIVIQTPRDAERLRANPLGIYVNAISWSREMSQ, from the coding sequence ATGAGCATCTTCAAACGACCAGCAACCCATTATGGCAAGACGCCGGAACCCGAGACGCCCTATCAGCGCGCTGCGCAAGTCTGGGACGAGCGTATCGGCTCGGCTCGCGTGCAGGCGCGGAACTGGCGGCTCATGGCCTTCGGCTCGCTGATCCTGTCTGTCGGCTTCGCCTCTGCGCTGGTCTGGCAGTCCGCACGCGGGACCGTCGTTCCTTGGGTCGTGCAGGTGGACAATCTCGGTCAGGCGCAGACCGTCGCGCCCGCCAACGCCGACTATCGCCCGACCGATCCGCAGATCGCTTTCCACCTTGGCCGATTCATCGAGCAGGTGCGCGCGATCCCGGCCGATGCGATCATTGTCCGCCAGAACTGGCTTCGGGCTTATGAATGGACCACGGATCGCGGCGCGGCGGCGCTGAACGATTATGCCCGCGCCAATGACCCCTTCACCAAGGTTGGCCGCCAACAGGTTGCCATCGAAGTGTCATCGGTCATCCGGGCCTCGCCCAACAGCTTCCGCGTGTCGTGGGTGGAGCGGCACTACGAGAACGGCCAGCTCTCCACTACGGAACGATGGACCGCCATCCTGACCATCGTAATCCAGACCCCGCGCGATGCCGAGCGACTGCGCGCCAATCCGCTCGGCATCTACGTCAATGCAATTTCGTGGTCGCGGGAGATGAGCCAATGA